A stretch of Bradyrhizobium sp. CCBAU 53338 DNA encodes these proteins:
- a CDS encoding SDR family oxidoreductase — protein sequence MARELEGKVAAVTGAASGIGLASTEAMLAAGARVVMVDRDEAALTALCNKHGDAVIPLVIDLLDPKDCATLLPRILEKAGQLDIFHANAGTYVGGDLVEADTIAIDRMLNLNVNVVMKNVHDVLPHMIARGTGDIIVTSSLAAHFPTPWEPVYASSKWAINCFVQTVRRQVFKHGIRVGSISPGPVVTALLADWPAEKLQEARDSGSLLEAGEVAEVVMFMLTRPRGMTIRDVVMMPTNFDL from the coding sequence ATGGCAAGAGAACTGGAAGGCAAGGTTGCCGCCGTAACCGGCGCCGCATCGGGCATCGGGCTGGCGAGCACTGAGGCGATGCTGGCCGCCGGCGCGCGGGTGGTGATGGTCGACCGCGACGAGGCGGCGCTGACCGCGCTGTGTAACAAGCACGGCGACGCCGTGATTCCGCTAGTGATCGACCTGCTCGATCCCAAAGATTGCGCGACGTTGCTGCCGCGCATTCTGGAGAAGGCAGGCCAACTCGACATCTTCCATGCCAACGCCGGCACCTATGTCGGCGGCGACCTGGTCGAGGCCGACACGATCGCCATCGACCGGATGCTGAACCTGAACGTCAACGTCGTGATGAAGAACGTGCACGACGTGCTGCCGCACATGATTGCGCGCGGCACCGGCGACATCATCGTCACCAGCTCGCTGGCGGCGCATTTCCCGACGCCGTGGGAGCCGGTCTATGCCTCGTCCAAATGGGCGATCAACTGCTTCGTCCAGACCGTGCGGCGCCAGGTCTTCAAGCACGGCATTCGTGTCGGCTCGATCTCGCCCGGCCCCGTCGTCACCGCGCTGCTCGCGGACTGGCCGGCCGAGAAGCTGCAGGAAGCGAGGGATTCGGGAAGCCTGCTGGAGGCCGGCGAAGTCGCTGAAGTGGTGATGTTCATGCTGACCCGACCGCGCGGCATGACCATCCGCGACGTGGTGATGATGCCGACGAATTTCGATCTGTAG
- a CDS encoding DUF2277 domain-containing protein, producing the protein MCRNIRTLFNFEPPATEDEIHASALQFVRKLSGFNKPSQANEAAFDRAVAEVSEAARKLLTSLHTHVPARDREVEAEKAKERSRLRFG; encoded by the coding sequence ATGTGCCGCAACATCAGGACGCTGTTCAATTTCGAGCCGCCGGCGACGGAGGATGAGATCCATGCCAGCGCGCTTCAGTTCGTGCGAAAGCTCTCCGGCTTCAACAAGCCGTCGCAGGCCAACGAGGCGGCCTTCGACCGCGCGGTGGCCGAAGTCTCGGAAGCGGCGCGAAAGCTGCTGACCTCGCTGCACACCCACGTGCCGGCGCGCGACCGCGAGGTCGAGGCGGAGAAGGCAAAGGAGCGCTCGCGGCTGCGGTTCGGCTAG
- a CDS encoding bacterioferritin-associated ferredoxin: MIVCSCNVLSDDDIRAAVAESDDAVRHAKQVYGCLGCSAECGRCARTIKTIIDEALGPCAQSCCTGCPHSHTVAANDETAEPAEFALAAC, translated from the coding sequence ATGATCGTTTGTTCCTGTAACGTGCTGAGCGATGACGACATCCGCGCCGCCGTCGCCGAGTCCGACGATGCTGTGCGTCATGCCAAGCAGGTCTATGGATGCCTCGGGTGCAGCGCCGAATGCGGTCGCTGTGCGCGGACGATCAAGACCATCATCGACGAGGCGCTCGGTCCTTGTGCGCAGTCCTGCTGCACCGGTTGCCCACATAGCCACACGGTGGCTGCGAACGACGAGACCGCCGAACCCGCCGAGTTCGCCCTCGCGGCCTGCTGA
- a CDS encoding J domain-containing protein, which produces MMERLESWKLALERLRSADTADWAEAGRLVAEIVRMSTDATLRQAAEQALPVLRQAADNDDQGVTLAARRRIGVILDVVHDLTAPRFGRRNAAPKKLSSEDRARKMLGLPLAVQLTCDDINQAYRRAAKGMHPDLGGSAQAFIDLSAARDVLIHPGAHKDA; this is translated from the coding sequence ATGATGGAACGACTTGAATCCTGGAAACTGGCGCTCGAGCGCCTGCGGTCGGCGGACACGGCCGATTGGGCCGAGGCCGGCCGGCTGGTGGCCGAGATCGTCAGGATGAGCACGGATGCCACGCTGCGCCAGGCCGCCGAGCAGGCGCTGCCCGTGCTGCGCCAGGCCGCAGACAATGACGATCAAGGCGTGACGCTGGCCGCCCGGCGCCGCATCGGCGTGATCCTGGATGTCGTCCACGATTTGACCGCGCCGCGCTTCGGCCGCCGCAACGCCGCTCCGAAGAAGCTGTCCAGCGAGGATCGCGCCCGCAAGATGCTCGGCCTGCCGCTCGCGGTGCAGCTCACCTGCGACGACATCAACCAGGCCTATCGCCGCGCCGCCAAGGGCATGCATCCCGACCTGGGCGGCAGTGCGCAGGCCTTCATCGACCTCTCCGCCGCGCGCGATGTCTTGATTCATCCCGGCGCGCACAAGGACGCCTGA
- a CDS encoding RidA family protein translates to MPIQHFAPPPHVKAPPLSFATRVGDLLFVSGIPGFDAGGALPDGFEAQFANVVVNVKRVLDEAGATMRDLVKVNVLLTRAADVAAMNALYAGAFGPPPYPARTTCVVQALPDPKMLIEIEAVASLAKA, encoded by the coding sequence ATGCCGATCCAGCATTTCGCGCCCCCGCCGCACGTCAAGGCGCCGCCGCTGTCCTTTGCGACGCGCGTCGGCGACCTGCTGTTCGTCTCCGGCATTCCCGGCTTCGACGCTGGCGGCGCGCTGCCCGACGGGTTCGAGGCGCAGTTCGCCAATGTCGTCGTCAACGTCAAGCGCGTGCTGGACGAGGCCGGCGCCACCATGCGCGACCTCGTCAAGGTCAACGTGCTGCTGACCCGCGCCGCCGACGTAGCCGCGATGAACGCGCTCTATGCCGGCGCGTTCGGGCCGCCGCCCTATCCGGCACGCACCACCTGCGTGGTGCAGGCGCTGCCCGATCCGAAGATGCTGATCGAGATCGAGGCGGTGGCGTCGCTGGCCAAGGCATAG
- a CDS encoding glutathione S-transferase family protein — translation MLTLYSYPDLFGVADNNGYGLKVYAFLKLSGVPFVHEHVFDASAAPRGQLPYIVDDGETIGDSETIIAHAIAKYRLTIDAALSPAQRRTHHFVTRMLDDLYWVMSYSRWKDERYYTAFRDGFIAQHPQIDVTGFEKAKAYNAQRYHYQGIGRYTPEQAYARGLADLQVLAEIVPANGFVDGERPTSVDAGIYGFIANIYYFPIPTPLKAFVAANKNLVAHCERVHAMVSGSFAVL, via the coding sequence ATGCTGACCCTCTATTCCTACCCGGACCTGTTCGGCGTCGCCGACAACAATGGCTACGGGCTCAAGGTCTACGCCTTCCTGAAACTGTCGGGCGTTCCGTTCGTCCACGAGCATGTGTTCGACGCCTCCGCGGCGCCGCGCGGGCAGCTGCCCTACATCGTCGACGACGGCGAGACCATCGGTGACAGCGAAACCATCATCGCGCATGCGATCGCGAAATATCGCCTGACCATCGATGCCGCGCTGTCGCCAGCGCAGCGCCGCACCCATCATTTCGTCACGCGGATGCTGGACGATCTCTACTGGGTGATGTCCTATTCGCGCTGGAAGGACGAGCGCTACTACACCGCGTTCCGCGACGGCTTCATCGCGCAGCATCCGCAGATCGACGTAACAGGATTCGAGAAGGCGAAGGCGTACAACGCGCAGCGCTATCACTACCAGGGCATCGGCCGCTACACGCCCGAGCAGGCCTACGCGCGGGGACTTGCCGATCTGCAGGTGCTGGCCGAGATCGTGCCCGCGAACGGTTTCGTCGATGGCGAGCGGCCAACCAGCGTAGATGCCGGCATCTACGGCTTCATCGCGAATATCTACTACTTCCCGATCCCGACGCCGCTGAAGGCGTTCGTCGCCGCGAACAAGAACCTCGTCGCGCATTGCGAGCGGGTGCATGCGATGGTGAGCGGGTCGTTCGCGGTCTTGTAG
- a CDS encoding alpha/beta fold hydrolase produces the protein MKAHCAALSAVLLSVSASAFAADYPAPKQGDWVAKDFKFHTGEVMPELKLHYTTVGEPTGQPVLVLHGTGGSGASMLSPAFAGELFGAGQPLDASKYYIILPDSIGHGKSSKPSDGMKTSFPKYDYDDMVEAQHRLVTEGLGVKHLRLVIGNSMGGMQTWLWGEKYPKDMDALVPMASQPTEMASRNWMLRRIMLDTIRNDPDYNGGNYTSQPRMMKYAITAYGIASIGGTLAYQQQAPTAAKADKVVDERLATPITADANDYVYQWESSHDYNAAGKLEAIEASLLLINSADDERNPPETGITDAAMKRVKNGKLYLIPASSETRGHGTTGNAKFYSEQVRQLLQTAPQRTM, from the coding sequence ATGAAAGCTCATTGTGCAGCGCTGTCGGCCGTTCTGCTGTCCGTTTCCGCATCAGCATTCGCGGCAGACTATCCGGCGCCGAAACAGGGCGATTGGGTCGCCAAGGATTTCAAATTCCACACCGGCGAGGTCATGCCGGAACTGAAGCTGCATTACACCACGGTCGGCGAACCGACCGGACAGCCGGTGCTGGTGCTGCACGGCACCGGCGGCTCGGGCGCGAGCATGCTGAGCCCCGCCTTCGCCGGCGAATTGTTCGGCGCCGGCCAACCGCTCGACGCGTCCAAATATTACATCATCCTCCCAGACTCGATCGGCCACGGCAAGTCGTCGAAGCCCTCCGATGGCATGAAGACGAGCTTTCCGAAATACGATTACGACGACATGGTCGAGGCGCAGCATCGCCTCGTGACTGAAGGCCTCGGCGTCAAGCACCTGCGGCTCGTGATCGGCAACTCCATGGGCGGCATGCAGACGTGGCTATGGGGCGAGAAATATCCGAAGGACATGGACGCGCTGGTACCGATGGCCTCGCAACCGACCGAGATGGCGTCACGCAACTGGATGCTGCGACGGATCATGCTCGACACGATCAGGAACGATCCCGACTACAACGGCGGCAACTACACCAGCCAGCCACGGATGATGAAGTATGCGATCACCGCCTATGGCATCGCCAGCATCGGCGGCACGCTCGCCTATCAGCAACAGGCGCCGACCGCGGCGAAGGCCGACAAGGTCGTCGACGAGCGGCTGGCGACGCCGATTACTGCTGACGCGAACGACTACGTCTATCAATGGGAGTCCTCGCATGACTACAACGCCGCCGGGAAGCTCGAGGCTATCGAGGCCTCGCTGCTGCTGATCAATTCCGCCGACGACGAGCGCAATCCGCCCGAGACCGGGATCACGGATGCCGCAATGAAGCGGGTCAAGAACGGCAAGCTGTACCTCATCCCCGCGAGCAGCGAGACGCGCGGCCACGGCACGACCGGCAACGCAAAATTCTACAGCGAACAGGTCCGACAATTGCTGCAAACCGCACCGCAGCGGACGATGTAG
- the ettA gene encoding energy-dependent translational throttle protein EttA codes for MARQFVYFMEGLTKSYPTRKVLDNIRLSFYPDAKIGVLGVNGSGKSTLLKIMAGLDKEYTGEAWVAEGARVGYLEQEPQLDPALSVRENVMQGVAKQKAILDRYNELAVNYSDETADEMTKLQDEIEAQGLWDLDSKVDQAMDALRCPPDDADVTKLSGGERRRVALCRLLLDQPELLLLDEPTNHLDAESVSWLEGHLRNYPGAILIVTHDRYFLDNVTGWILELDRGKGIPYEGNYSSWLVQKQKRLEQEGREDAAHQKTIAREQEWVASSPKARQAKSKARYQRYEELLKQASEKQTQTAQIIIPVAERLGANVVDFETLSKGYGERLLIDDLTFKLPPGGIVGVIGANGAGKTTLFKMITEQETPDKGTITVGETVHLGYVDQSRDALDGKKTVWEEISGGNELILLGKKEVNSRGYCSSFNFKGADQQKKVGALSGGERNRVHLAKMLKSGANVLLLDEPTNDLDVDTLRALEEALEDFAGCAVIISHDRWFLDRIATHILAFEGDSHVEWFEGNFQDYEKDKMRRLGQDSIIPHRVKYKKLTR; via the coding sequence ATGGCGCGCCAGTTCGTCTACTTCATGGAAGGCCTGACCAAGAGCTACCCGACCCGCAAGGTGCTCGACAACATTCGCCTCAGCTTTTACCCGGACGCCAAGATCGGCGTGCTCGGCGTCAACGGCTCCGGTAAATCGACCCTGCTCAAGATCATGGCGGGCCTCGACAAGGAATATACCGGCGAGGCCTGGGTCGCCGAAGGCGCCCGCGTCGGCTATCTCGAGCAGGAGCCGCAGCTGGACCCTGCTCTTTCCGTCCGCGAGAACGTCATGCAGGGCGTCGCCAAGCAGAAGGCGATCCTCGACCGCTACAACGAGCTCGCGGTCAACTATTCGGACGAGACCGCCGATGAGATGACCAAGCTGCAGGACGAGATCGAGGCCCAGGGCCTCTGGGATCTCGACAGCAAGGTCGACCAGGCCATGGACGCGCTGCGCTGTCCGCCTGATGATGCCGATGTGACCAAGCTCTCCGGCGGTGAACGCCGCCGCGTCGCGCTGTGCCGCTTGCTGCTCGACCAGCCCGAACTTTTGCTGCTGGACGAGCCGACCAACCATCTCGACGCCGAGTCGGTGTCGTGGCTCGAAGGCCACTTACGCAACTATCCCGGCGCGATCCTGATCGTCACCCACGACCGCTACTTCCTCGACAACGTCACGGGCTGGATCCTCGAACTCGATCGCGGCAAGGGCATTCCCTACGAGGGCAACTATTCGTCCTGGCTGGTGCAGAAGCAGAAGCGCCTCGAGCAGGAAGGCCGCGAGGACGCCGCGCACCAGAAGACGATTGCGCGCGAGCAGGAATGGGTTGCGTCCTCGCCGAAGGCCCGCCAGGCCAAGTCGAAGGCGCGCTACCAGCGCTATGAGGAGTTGCTCAAGCAGGCCAGCGAGAAGCAGACCCAGACCGCGCAGATCATCATCCCGGTCGCCGAACGTCTCGGCGCCAACGTGGTCGACTTCGAAACTCTCAGCAAAGGCTATGGCGAACGCCTCCTGATCGACGATCTCACCTTCAAGCTGCCGCCCGGCGGCATCGTCGGCGTGATCGGTGCGAACGGCGCCGGCAAGACCACGCTGTTCAAGATGATCACCGAGCAGGAGACGCCGGACAAGGGCACCATCACGGTCGGCGAGACCGTGCATCTGGGCTATGTCGACCAGTCGCGCGACGCGCTCGACGGCAAGAAGACCGTGTGGGAGGAGATCTCCGGCGGCAACGAGCTGATCCTGCTCGGGAAGAAGGAAGTGAATTCGCGCGGCTATTGCTCGTCGTTCAACTTCAAGGGGGCCGACCAGCAGAAGAAGGTCGGTGCGCTCTCCGGCGGTGAACGCAACCGCGTCCATCTCGCCAAGATGCTGAAGTCCGGCGCCAACGTGCTGCTGCTCGACGAACCGACCAACGACCTCGACGTCGACACGCTGCGCGCGCTCGAAGAGGCGCTGGAGGATTTCGCCGGCTGCGCCGTCATCATCAGCCACGATCGCTGGTTCCTCGACCGTATCGCGACCCACATCCTGGCCTTCGAGGGCGACAGCCATGTCGAATGGTTCGAAGGCAACTTCCAGGATTACGAGAAGGACAAGATGCGCCGGCTCGGCCAGGACAGCATCATTCCGCACCGCGTGAAGTACAAGAAGCTGACGCGGTGA
- a CDS encoding SDR family NAD(P)-dependent oxidoreductase has translation MALLANHTAVVTGAGSGIGRAIAAGYAREGAQVVLLDVNADTVAEAADEIRKAGGKAESFALDVTRRDDCFALARQVADKVGQVSILVNNAGITRRNAFTADTETVAKDWNDIIALNLNGVFNVTQAFLAPLRAAKGRIVNIGSIQSFVHLRTPSSAAYTTSKHGVLGFTKALAVELGKEGVRVNAIGPGFIETNINANVRATNPALVQAFVDHTPLARTGKPEDIVGPAIFLASDLSSYVTGTIVMVDGGYRTV, from the coding sequence ATGGCTTTGCTCGCAAACCACACCGCCGTCGTCACTGGCGCCGGGTCCGGCATCGGCCGGGCAATCGCCGCCGGCTACGCCCGCGAGGGCGCGCAGGTGGTGCTGCTCGACGTCAACGCCGACACGGTCGCGGAGGCCGCCGATGAGATCCGCAAGGCCGGTGGCAAGGCCGAGAGCTTTGCGCTCGACGTCACCAGGCGCGACGACTGCTTTGCGCTGGCCAGGCAAGTCGCCGACAAGGTCGGGCAGGTCTCGATCCTCGTCAACAATGCCGGCATCACCCGCCGCAACGCCTTCACCGCCGACACCGAGACGGTGGCGAAGGACTGGAACGACATCATCGCGCTCAACCTCAACGGCGTCTTCAACGTGACGCAGGCCTTCCTCGCACCCTTGCGTGCCGCCAAGGGCCGCATCGTCAATATCGGCTCGATCCAGTCCTTCGTGCATCTGCGCACGCCGAGCTCGGCGGCCTACACCACCTCGAAGCACGGCGTGCTCGGCTTCACCAAGGCGCTCGCCGTGGAGCTCGGAAAAGAAGGCGTGCGCGTCAACGCGATCGGCCCCGGCTTCATCGAAACCAACATCAACGCCAATGTGCGCGCGACCAATCCGGCGCTGGTGCAGGCCTTCGTCGATCACACGCCGCTCGCACGCACCGGCAAGCCCGAGGACATCGTGGGCCCTGCAATCTTCCTCGCGTCGGATCTATCGTCTTACGTCACTGGAACGATCGTGATGGTGGACGGCGGATATCGCACGGTGTGA
- a CDS encoding MSMEG_1061 family FMN-dependent PPOX-type flavoprotein — MTDLCAEDLATLYAKPTPRVIAKARPAIDAHAKKFIEMSPFCVLATSGLDGSVDASPRGGGIGFVHVAGPNQLLMPDRAGNNRIDSFRNVVEGSGFVHLLFFVPGIDETLRVGGRGTLSADPDILATMVEFGKPPRAVLSVAVSEVYFHCGKALMRSKLWSPEKVQRSVMPSISEVIHDQTNLGEPESQEIVEERYKTQL, encoded by the coding sequence GTGACCGACCTTTGCGCCGAAGACCTCGCCACCCTCTATGCGAAGCCGACCCCGCGCGTGATCGCGAAAGCGCGTCCCGCCATCGATGCGCATGCGAAGAAGTTCATCGAGATGTCGCCGTTCTGCGTGCTCGCGACATCGGGACTCGATGGCAGCGTCGACGCCTCACCGCGCGGCGGCGGCATCGGCTTTGTGCACGTCGCCGGCCCCAATCAGTTGCTGATGCCGGACCGCGCCGGCAACAACCGCATCGACAGTTTTCGCAACGTCGTCGAAGGGTCGGGCTTTGTGCATCTGCTGTTCTTCGTGCCCGGGATCGACGAGACGCTGCGCGTCGGCGGGCGCGGCACGCTCTCGGCCGATCCGGATATTCTCGCCACGATGGTGGAGTTCGGCAAACCGCCGCGCGCGGTGCTCAGCGTCGCCGTCAGCGAAGTCTACTTCCACTGCGGCAAGGCGCTGATGCGCTCAAAACTGTGGTCGCCGGAGAAGGTGCAGCGCTCGGTGATGCCGAGCATCAGCGAGGTCATCCACGACCAGACCAATCTCGGCGAGCCGGAGAGCCAGGAGATCGTGGAGGAGCGTTACAAGACGCAGCTGTAA
- a CDS encoding collagen-like protein codes for MADDQGRQGPPGPRGRQGEPGRPGPQGHPGKRGPDGARGKPGPQGKPGPVGKAGPQGKPGLPGKTGGAGPRGAAGPQGGAGPQGPAGPQGPRGEAGPPGQLPSIEQVLPWLEQLFDAWDERRRQREQEAAERAALEAAVHEADDASADDESNEDEGDDHKKKKKKKKHGHKD; via the coding sequence GTGGCAGACGATCAGGGACGGCAGGGACCTCCGGGTCCGCGCGGACGGCAGGGCGAACCGGGACGACCGGGGCCGCAAGGTCATCCGGGCAAGCGGGGCCCGGACGGCGCCCGCGGCAAGCCGGGCCCGCAGGGCAAGCCTGGGCCGGTCGGAAAGGCCGGACCGCAGGGCAAGCCCGGTCTGCCGGGCAAGACGGGCGGGGCCGGCCCGCGGGGCGCAGCCGGACCGCAAGGTGGTGCGGGCCCGCAAGGACCTGCCGGCCCTCAGGGCCCGCGCGGCGAGGCTGGCCCGCCGGGCCAATTGCCGTCGATCGAGCAGGTGCTGCCGTGGCTCGAGCAGCTGTTCGACGCCTGGGACGAACGCCGCCGCCAGCGCGAGCAGGAGGCCGCCGAGCGCGCTGCGCTCGAAGCCGCCGTGCACGAAGCTGACGACGCCTCCGCCGACGACGAAAGCAACGAGGACGAAGGCGACGACCACAAGAAAAAGAAGAAAAAGAAGAAGCACGGCCACAAGGACTAG
- a CDS encoding lytic murein transglycosylase has translation MMRRTLIAAVIAITCCLSSARASDAAFTQFIASLWPEAQEAGVSRATFDRETRGLEPDYKLPDLILPGRPATGAPSQAEFVQVPADYVREASIANLASEGQRLLQKYRAALTKIEKSSGVPATVMLAIWGRETDYGRYTLPYDLVRVLATQAYVGRRKDTYRNEFILALKILGEGAVTRKDMRSSWAGATGLTQFLPSEYYKHGVDFDGDGRVDIWHSVPDALASAAQQLVNKGWQSGLRWAYEVQAPAKVDCTTGVPEVTKPIGQWLREGFVPVRGQKLSAAEQAQPASLLQPEGIYGPAFLTTKNYFVIKEYNFSDLYVLFVGHLSDRMTSPLPFATPWSASKQLRTKDVEAMQRGLTRAGLYRDKIDGKAGMQTRAALGAYQKSAGLKVDCWPSEAVLRSILATR, from the coding sequence ATGATGCGACGGACGCTCATCGCTGCGGTGATCGCGATCACCTGCTGCTTGTCGTCCGCCCGCGCCTCCGACGCCGCCTTCACGCAGTTCATCGCCTCGCTCTGGCCGGAAGCCCAAGAGGCTGGCGTCTCGCGCGCGACGTTCGACCGGGAGACGCGCGGGCTCGAGCCTGACTACAAGCTGCCTGATCTGATCCTGCCGGGACGGCCTGCGACCGGCGCGCCCTCGCAGGCCGAGTTCGTGCAGGTGCCGGCCGACTACGTCAGGGAAGCCTCGATTGCGAATCTCGCAAGCGAGGGACAGCGGCTGCTCCAAAAATACAGAGCCGCGCTGACGAAGATCGAGAAGAGCTCCGGCGTGCCTGCGACCGTCATGCTCGCGATCTGGGGACGCGAGACCGATTACGGCCGCTATACGCTGCCTTATGATCTGGTTCGCGTGCTGGCGACGCAGGCCTATGTCGGCAGGCGCAAGGATACTTATCGCAACGAGTTCATCCTCGCGCTGAAGATCCTCGGCGAGGGCGCGGTGACGCGCAAGGACATGCGTTCGTCCTGGGCTGGTGCCACCGGGCTCACGCAGTTCCTGCCGTCCGAATATTACAAGCACGGCGTCGATTTCGACGGCGATGGCCGCGTCGACATCTGGCACTCGGTGCCGGATGCGCTGGCCTCTGCTGCGCAGCAGCTCGTCAACAAGGGCTGGCAAAGCGGCCTGCGTTGGGCCTATGAGGTGCAGGCACCCGCGAAGGTCGATTGCACGACGGGCGTGCCCGAGGTGACCAAGCCGATCGGCCAGTGGCTGCGTGAAGGCTTTGTACCGGTGCGCGGCCAAAAGCTGAGCGCCGCGGAACAAGCGCAGCCGGCTTCGTTGCTCCAGCCCGAGGGCATCTATGGTCCAGCGTTCCTGACCACGAAGAACTATTTCGTCATCAAGGAATACAATTTCTCCGACCTCTACGTGCTGTTCGTCGGTCATCTCAGCGACCGCATGACGAGCCCTTTGCCGTTCGCGACGCCATGGTCGGCGTCGAAGCAATTGCGCACGAAGGACGTCGAGGCGATGCAGCGCGGGCTCACGCGCGCCGGGCTCTACAGGGACAAGATCGACGGCAAGGCCGGCATGCAGACGCGCGCGGCTCTCGGCGCCTATCAGAAGTCGGCGGGGCTCAAGGTCGATTGCTGGCCGAGCGAAGCGGTGCTGCGGTCGATCCTGGCGACGCGCTGA
- a CDS encoding DoxX family protein — protein MVSANVRTRAAMRFVLAALYFAAGIAHLRVPDKLLAITPSWVPLATQLIFVTGVCEIAGAIALVTKPLRWWAGVALALYALCVWPANIKHAIEGIDLPPIPNSWFYHGPRLALQPVLIWWALYCADVIDWPWRRHKRDSGQAGE, from the coding sequence ATGGTCTCTGCAAACGTTCGAACCCGCGCTGCAATGCGCTTCGTGCTGGCGGCGCTCTACTTTGCTGCCGGCATTGCGCATCTCCGTGTTCCGGACAAGCTGCTTGCGATCACACCATCATGGGTTCCGCTAGCAACGCAATTGATTTTCGTCACCGGCGTCTGTGAAATTGCAGGCGCCATCGCGTTGGTAACGAAACCCCTGCGCTGGTGGGCCGGCGTCGCGCTCGCGCTTTATGCGCTCTGCGTGTGGCCTGCGAACATCAAGCACGCCATCGAGGGCATCGACCTTCCGCCCATCCCCAACAGCTGGTTCTATCATGGGCCGAGGCTGGCGCTTCAGCCGGTGTTGATCTGGTGGGCGCTGTACTGTGCCGACGTGATCGACTGGCCGTGGCGGCGCCACAAGAGGGATAGCGGCCAGGCCGGAGAGTGA
- the bfr gene encoding bacterioferritin translates to MQGDAKVIDYLNKALRHELTAINQYWLHYRFLDNWGLLDMAKVWRKESIEEMEHADKLTARILFFDGFPNMQVLDPLRIGQNVKEIIECDLAAEMSARALYQEAATYCHGVKDYVTRDLFEKLMSDEEHHIDFLETQLDLIGRIGLELYTQKHVGGLEGEGH, encoded by the coding sequence ATGCAGGGCGACGCAAAAGTCATCGACTATCTCAACAAGGCGCTGCGTCACGAGCTGACTGCGATCAACCAGTACTGGCTGCACTACCGCTTCCTCGACAATTGGGGCCTGCTGGACATGGCCAAGGTCTGGCGCAAGGAGTCCATCGAGGAGATGGAGCACGCCGACAAGCTCACCGCGCGCATCCTGTTCTTCGACGGCTTCCCGAACATGCAGGTGCTCGATCCCCTGCGCATCGGCCAGAACGTCAAGGAAATCATCGAGTGCGATCTCGCCGCCGAGATGAGTGCACGCGCGCTCTACCAGGAAGCGGCGACCTATTGCCATGGCGTCAAGGACTACGTCACGCGCGACCTGTTCGAGAAGCTGATGAGCGACGAGGAGCACCACATCGACTTCCTCGAAACCCAGCTCGATTTGATCGGCCGCATTGGCCTCGAGCTCTATACCCAGAAGCACGTCGGCGGGCTCGAGGGGGAGGGGCACTAA
- a CDS encoding VOC family protein, producing MTSITPFLWFDNNVPEAVGFYKSVFPNAKVEIVSDFMAVFELEGQRFNALNGGPQYRFNEAVSFFISVETQEEVDYFWEALTADGGAESRCGWLKDKFGLSWQVVPSALGRYLGDSDRTKANRVMQAMMGMRKIVIADLDKAAAG from the coding sequence ATGACCTCCATCACGCCGTTTCTCTGGTTCGACAACAACGTTCCGGAGGCCGTCGGCTTCTACAAATCGGTGTTCCCGAACGCGAAAGTCGAGATCGTGAGCGACTTCATGGCGGTGTTCGAGCTCGAAGGACAGCGTTTCAACGCGCTCAACGGCGGGCCGCAATACCGCTTCAACGAGGCGGTGTCGTTCTTCATCAGCGTGGAGACGCAAGAGGAGGTGGACTATTTTTGGGAAGCGCTCACTGCCGACGGCGGCGCGGAATCGCGCTGCGGCTGGCTCAAGGACAAGTTCGGCCTGTCCTGGCAGGTGGTGCCATCAGCGCTCGGCCGCTATCTCGGCGATAGCGACCGGACCAAGGCGAACCGCGTCATGCAGGCGATGATGGGGATGCGGAAGATCGTGATTGCGGATCTGGACAAGGCGGCGGCGGGATGA
- a CDS encoding helix-turn-helix domain-containing protein — protein MTTVHVAAPEQGAQFLAPNEIVPLLIGATVGEVERELVLQTLARCDGNRTRASRVLGLSVRTLRNKIKIYAASGIAVPAYHD, from the coding sequence ATGACCACTGTTCATGTCGCGGCGCCCGAGCAGGGCGCGCAATTCCTTGCACCCAATGAAATCGTTCCGCTGCTGATCGGCGCGACCGTCGGCGAGGTCGAGCGCGAGCTCGTGCTCCAGACGCTCGCGCGCTGCGACGGCAACCGCACGCGTGCCTCGCGCGTGCTCGGCCTGTCGGTGCGCACGTTGCGCAACAAGATCAAAATCTATGCGGCCTCCGGCATCGCGGTGCCGGCCTATCATGACTAG